The region CGTCCTCCAGCAGCTCGACCGCGTCCCGCACGAGCGTGACCAGGTGGTTCGCGCCGTGCGCGAGGGCCGCGTGGTAGAGCGGGCGAACGGCCTCGGCGATCCGCACGGGCTCGGCCCCGATCTCGACGACGAGCGCCTCGCCCACGCTCCACGCCGCCTCGTCGTCCTCCCGGGCGGTGACGCCGACGCTGCACGCGAGGAGCCGCTGGACGTCCTCCTCGCGGCCGGTGAACGTCATCACCGGGTGCAGGGCGATCGGCAGCACGTCGTGCTCGACGGCCGGGTCCAGGACCGAGATGCCGTGGGCGCCGGAGGTGTGGACGACGATCTGGCCGGGGCGGAAGCAGCCGGCGTTCGCGAGGCCGCGGACCAGGCCGGGAAGGACGTCGTCCGGGACGGCGAGCACCGCGAGGTCCGCGCGCTGGACCACCTCGTCGGGCGGCAGCAGCGGGACGCCCGGGAGCATCGTCTCGGCGCGGTGGACGGACGCCCGGGAGACGCCTGAGATGGCGACGACCTGGTGGCCGACACCGCTCAACACGGCACCGAGAGCTGCACCGACCCGGCCGGCGGAGACCACTCCGACGGCGAGCCGCGCAGGACGGCCTGCACTCATGACGCTCCTTCTCGTTCCAGTCCGCGCTTCGGGTACCGGACGAGCTGTCGACGACGACTGTTGGCGACGCGACGTCAGGGTAGACGCGGGGGACGATCAGGTAGCACGCTCGTGACGGGGTTCACCCGTCACGCGGGCGCGAGATCGTCCCCGGCGCAGCCCGGGAGCTCAGCGCGGCGGGCCCCAGCCGGGCGGCGGCCCCTGCTGTCCCTGCCCGTAGCCCGGCGGTGGCCCCGGCTGCCGGTGGCCCGGTGCCTGACCCGGCGGCGGCCCGTACCCCGGTTGCGGCGCGTACCCGAGCTGCCCGTACCCCTGCGGGCCCCGGAACGGCGCTCCCGGCACCGGCCCCGGTGCGGGCGGCTGCCAGCCGGGCGGAGGCGGCCGGCTCCCCCAGGTCGCGGTGAGGGCCTCGGGCATCCCGACCGCCCGGGCCCGGGCGGCCTCGAGGGTGTGCAGCATCTCGTCGTGCCGCCGGTGGGCGTCGTCCCGGGCCGCGCCACGGGAGATCCTGCTGCGCAGGAACGCGAGCTCGGTGACCGCGGCCTGGTAGTCCGCGACGGCCTTGGCGGCGCGCGATCCCGCCCGCCTGCGCACGGCGGCCCGCCAGCCGCGGCGACGCGCCAGGTTGCCGAGCAGCGGGACCTCGCTCCAGGCGATCCAGCCGGCCTCGGCGAAGCCCGGCAGCTGGTCCGCGACGGTGCGGGCCTCCCGTCGTCGCTGCCAGACGATCACCACGATCATCGCGACGAACAGCGGCAGCATCACGAACGCGTAGACGCCGAGGAACACCCCGCCGCCGAACAGCGTGGCCGCGCCGTTCCACATCGAGTGCAGGACCACTGCGACCAGGTAACCGGCCAGGACGGCCAGCACCCGGACGACCGGCGCGCGGTTCGAGGCGGCGATGCCCGCGCCGATTCCCGTCATGACGGTGAAGAGCGGATGCGCGAACGGCGAGAACACCCCGCGCAGCAGGACGACCGCCAGCACGCCGCCGCCCTGCGCCTCGATGCCCCCCTCGGCGAAGGCGCGGCCG is a window of Pseudonocardia sp. T1-2H DNA encoding:
- a CDS encoding Rossmann-like and DUF2520 domain-containing protein, with product MSAGRPARLAVGVVSAGRVGAALGAVLSGVGHQVVAISGVSRASVHRAETMLPGVPLLPPDEVVQRADLAVLAVPDDVLPGLVRGLANAGCFRPGQIVVHTSGAHGISVLDPAVEHDVLPIALHPVMTFTGREEDVQRLLACSVGVTAREDDEAAWSVGEALVVEIGAEPVRIAEAVRPLYHAALAHGANHLVTLVRDAVELLEDAGIRPAERLLGPLLSAALDNALRHGDRALTGPVARGDAGTVRKHLRELDAVDPELADTYRTLARRTAYRAGAAGLLPDHAADEVRATLEEHR
- a CDS encoding PrsW family intramembrane metalloprotease, with the protein product MIVGALCALLPVGPVVATFLWVDRWEPEPPRMLLYAFLWGACFAALSALLINSSAALAADQLLGRGSGDVLGAVVIAPFVEEAVKGLFLVGLLIWRRREFDGVVDGIVYAGLTAAGFAFTENILYIGRAFAEGGIEAQGGGVLAVVLLRGVFSPFAHPLFTVMTGIGAGIAASNRAPVVRVLAVLAGYLVAVVLHSMWNGAATLFGGGVFLGVYAFVMLPLFVAMIVVIVWQRRREARTVADQLPGFAEAGWIAWSEVPLLGNLARRRGWRAAVRRRAGSRAAKAVADYQAAVTELAFLRSRISRGAARDDAHRRHDEMLHTLEAARARAVGMPEALTATWGSRPPPPGWQPPAPGPVPGAPFRGPQGYGQLGYAPQPGYGPPPGQAPGHRQPGPPPGYGQGQQGPPPGWGPPR